The Polyangium mundeleinium genome contains the following window.
AGCTCGTGAACGCCTCGTACGTCGCGATCGAGAACCTCACCGTCGACGGCAAGGGCATCCCCGGCGTGTTCAGCGTCAGCGCCAAGAACGGCACGAACAACGTCGTCCATCACGTGCGCATCGAGGGCTGCACCTTCGTCGGCCAGAGCGGCTCGCAGCAGACCGTGGCCATCTCCACGAAGACCCCGACCTACGGCTGGATCGTGCGCCGCAACGTCATCGACGGCGCCGGCACGGGCATGTACTTCGGCAACTCGAACTACGCCGATCCCTTCGTGGGCGCCGTCATCGAGTACAACCTCGTCAAGCGCACGATCGGCTACGGCATCCAGATCAAGAACCAGAACGATTGGCCTGCGCACACCGCGCTCCCGAACATCGACGCGCCACGCACGATCCTTCGGCACAACGTCTTCCTCGAGGACGACCAACCGAGCCCGGACGGCGCGCGGCCGAACCTGTTCGTCGGCGGCCCGCCTCCGAGCGGACCGGGCGCAGGCGCGCTCACGGAGATCTACGGCAACGTCTTCGTGCACAACACGAGCGAGTCGCTCCTGCAGGCGACCGGCCGCGTCTCCGTGCACGACAACCTCTTCGTCGACGTCGCAGACACGGCCCTTCGGCTCACGACGCACGACGGCTTCCCGCTCCTCTACGCGCGCGTCTACGACAACACGTTCTACGCGGCGAAGCGCGCCGTCGTCTTTGGCAGCGAGGCGACCGAGGGGGATCTCGTCGCGGGCAACCTCGTGTTCGCGGACGAGGCCGTCTCCGGGCCGAGCACGGGCACGGGCTCGAACCTCGTCGACGTCGCAGCGAACGCAGCGAACTACGTGCAGAAGCCGTCGCTCGTCCTCGGCGACATGGACTTCTACCCGCTGCCCGGCAAGGCCGAGACGAGCCCGCTCGACACGTCCGCGTTCGTGGACGACCCCGAGCACGCGTGCGACTTCAACGGCAGCCCTCGCAAGGACTTCGCTTTCCGCGGCGCGTACGCGGGGGCGGGCGCGAACCCCGGATGGAAGCCGGCCGAGGCCATCAAGCCGACCATCGTCTGCGGAGGCGGGAGCGGAGGTGTAGGCGGGAGCGGAGGTGTAGGCGGAAGCGGAAGCGCGAGCGGAGGTGCGGACGGGAGCGGAGACGCGGTGGACGTCGAAGGCTGCGGATGCCGTTGGGGCACGAACGAGCCGACGAGTCATGCTGCATCGGCATTGCTCGGCCTACTCTTGATCCTCGGCCGTCGCCGTCGTCGCGCCTCCGCTTGAGCGCGCGTCACATCGCGACGACTTCCACCGACACGTCCCGCTCCTTTCCTTCACGGATCACCGAGAGCTTCACCTGGCGGCCCGGCCCGACGTGATCAAACGCATCGAGCAGCTCCTCGTTCGTTCGCACACGCTTGCCGTCGATGGCCACGATCACGTCGCCGAGCACCACGCGCTTGCCGCGGGCCACGCGAACGCCCTCGAGCCCGGCCTTCTCCGCGGGCGAGCCCTCGATCACCTCGTAGATGACGACACCTTCGATCCCGGCGCGCCGCGCCGCGCGATCCAGCGTCGGGCTCACCTGCACGCCGATCCCGGCAACCGAAGCGCGTCCCTTCTCGATGAGCTGGGGGATGAGCCGGGCCACCGTGTCGACGGGGATCGCGAAGCCGATGCCTGAAGACGCGCCGCTCGGGCTGTAGATCGCGGTGTTCACGCCGATGAGGCGGCCGCTCGAGTCGAGCAGCGGGCCGCCGGAGTTGCCGGGATTGATGGCTGCGTCCGTCTGGATGACGTCGCGGATCTTTCGACCGATCGGCGAGGTGAGCTCGCGGCCGAGCGCGCTGACGACGCCGACCGTGAGCGAGTGATCGAGGCCGAAGGGGTTGCCGACGGCGAGGACGCGCTGACCGACGAGCAGATCGCGGGATCGGCCGACGGGCAGGGGAACGAGCTTTTGTTTGGGCGCCTCGATCTGGAGAACGGCGAGGTCTTTTTCGGGCGCCGTGCCGACGACCTTCGCGTCCCACTCCGACTGATCGGCGAGCGTGACG
Protein-coding sequences here:
- a CDS encoding S1C family serine protease, translated to MKTASKALGILLLVASVFGLGFFLGRSRQLPPPPSYELAPPAEPAPPQPPIPEELTGDERRDIDVFRRASSSVVFITSIAVQRNLFSFDVMQIPQGTGTGFLWDDAGHVVTNFHVIQQGDRFSVTLADQSEWDAKVVGTAPEKDLAVLQIEAPKQKLVPLPVGRSRDLLVGQRVLAVGNPFGLDHSLTVGVVSALGRELTSPIGRKIRDVIQTDAAINPGNSGGPLLDSSGRLIGVNTAIYSPSGASSGIGFAIPVDTVARLIPQLIEKGRASVAGIGVQVSPTLDRAARRAGIEGVVIYEVIEGSPAEKAGLEGVRVARGKRVVLGDVIVAIDGKRVRTNEELLDAFDHVGPGRQVKLSVIREGKERDVSVEVVAM